One window of Xanthomonas sp. 10-10 genomic DNA carries:
- a CDS encoding APC family permease, giving the protein MTTHGATTQGKFHKRLSLTDLTFIGLGSIFGSGWLFSASHVSSIAGPAGILSWILGGIAVLLLGLVYCELGAALPRAGGVVRYPEYSHGGLLGSLTGFITLIAFSSLIAIEVEAARQYAAAWFPWLSQPGSSHPSVWGWLVQLALLLLFFVLNYFSVKKFALANNIVSIFKFLVPILVIVLLMKHFNPGNLTVHGFAPSGMAGVEAAISAGGIIFAYLGLTPIVSVASEVRDPQRNIPIALILSVALSTVIYVLLQLAFLGSIPAAQLAQGWSGIDKAFSLPYHDIALALGMAWLAALVICDAMVSPSGTGNIYMNATPRVVYGWARSGGFLPVLTRVDPQSGIPRPALWLSLGLSIFWTLPFPSWETLIGVVSAALVLSYAVAPVTVAALRRSAPDLPRPFFVRGLSVLGPLSFMVAALIVYWSTWPTLSWLLGLQVLAFVLYVLYRLPAREGRARLLRQVRASLWLIVFFVLVMAVSWAGTFGGHGWIAHPFDTLSVAVIAFFIYHWGARSGLRSDELALEEDDGE; this is encoded by the coding sequence ATGACCACACACGGTGCGACCACGCAAGGCAAGTTCCACAAGCGACTGAGCCTGACCGACCTGACCTTCATCGGCCTGGGTTCCATCTTCGGCTCGGGGTGGTTGTTTTCCGCAAGCCATGTGTCTTCTATCGCCGGCCCGGCCGGCATCCTGTCGTGGATACTTGGCGGCATTGCGGTGTTGTTGCTGGGGCTGGTGTATTGCGAACTCGGTGCCGCGCTGCCGCGCGCCGGCGGGGTGGTGCGCTATCCGGAGTATTCGCACGGTGGCTTGCTGGGTTCGTTGACCGGCTTCATCACCCTGATCGCGTTTTCCAGCCTGATTGCGATCGAAGTGGAAGCGGCGCGGCAATATGCGGCGGCGTGGTTCCCGTGGCTGAGTCAGCCAGGCAGCAGTCATCCCAGCGTCTGGGGCTGGTTGGTGCAATTGGCCTTGCTGTTGCTGTTCTTCGTGCTGAACTACTTCAGCGTCAAGAAGTTTGCGCTGGCCAACAACATCGTCAGCATCTTCAAGTTTCTGGTGCCGATCCTGGTGATCGTGCTGCTGATGAAGCACTTCAATCCCGGCAATCTCACCGTGCACGGGTTTGCGCCGTCGGGCATGGCCGGGGTGGAAGCGGCGATCTCGGCAGGCGGCATCATCTTTGCGTACCTGGGGCTGACGCCGATCGTGTCGGTGGCCAGCGAGGTGCGCGACCCGCAGCGCAATATTCCCATCGCGCTGATCCTGTCGGTGGCGCTGTCCACGGTGATCTACGTGCTGCTGCAACTGGCCTTTCTGGGCAGCATCCCGGCGGCGCAACTGGCGCAGGGCTGGAGCGGTATCGACAAGGCGTTTTCGTTGCCGTACCACGACATCGCACTTGCCCTTGGAATGGCGTGGCTGGCGGCGCTGGTGATCTGCGATGCGATGGTTTCGCCCAGCGGCACCGGCAACATCTACATGAATGCCACGCCGCGCGTGGTGTATGGCTGGGCGCGCAGCGGCGGGTTCCTGCCGGTGCTGACGCGGGTGGATCCGCAATCGGGGATCCCGCGTCCGGCGTTGTGGCTGAGCCTGGGCCTCTCGATCTTCTGGACGCTGCCGTTCCCGTCATGGGAGACGCTGATCGGTGTGGTGTCGGCGGCCCTGGTGCTGAGCTATGCGGTGGCGCCGGTGACGGTGGCTGCGTTACGTCGCAGCGCGCCGGACTTGCCGCGGCCTTTCTTCGTGCGCGGGCTGAGCGTGCTGGGGCCGCTGTCGTTCATGGTGGCCGCGTTGATCGTGTACTGGTCCACCTGGCCGACCTTGTCGTGGCTGCTTGGCCTGCAAGTGCTCGCCTTTGTCCTGTACGTGCTGTATCGGCTGCCAGCGCGCGAGGGCAGGGCGCGCTTGCTGCGGCAGGTGCGCGCGTCGTTGTGGTTGATCGTGTTCTTCGTGCTGGTGATGGCGGTGTCCTGGGCCGGTACGTTCGGCGGGCACGGCTGGATCGCGCATCCGTTCGATACGCTGAGCGTGGCGGTGATTGCGTTCTTCATCTATCACTGGGGCGCACGCAGCGGCCTGCGCAGCGATGAACTGGCATTGGAAGAAGACGATGGCGAATGA
- a CDS encoding DUF885 family protein: MKTSSVWRASALSVLIAASLGGTAVQAQAAAPAATAQDSAAARFKALYTREWRWRQAQLSGAVDEDNQATQGQQADHLPKVDVATQNLRTAYWQKALAELDAIPAAQLPAEDQVSYQVYRQQLQVLLDQQRFRAWEMPFNSDSAFWSDLGFSAEAKLRTREDYQRYLTMLADIPRYFAEHTDNMRAGLARGFSQPKVTLTGRDASIADVAQAKGEANAFYAPFKQMPATLPADVQAQLRQQAVQTIDAQVVPAYARLLDFIRTEYQPRARPTLAGEALPDGQAYYRAQIREFTTLDLSPEQIHQIGLEEVAKLRKQMDATIAESGFKPPAGQAVFPAFLHFLRTDPQFYAKTPEELLKQAAWIAKRVDAKVGDYIGRLPRRRFAIKPVPPELAPFYTGGRGGPGIYLVNTYNLPSRPFYNLTALTLHESSPGHALQMPLAAETRGLPEFRRYAYISAYGEGWALYSEYLGQEMGMYDTPYDRFGYLTYQMWRACRLVIDTGIHHKGWTREQAQAYLRDNTALSEHEVTTEVDRYIAWPGQALSYYLGELKILELRRKAEAALDEKFDLRHFHDAVLQTGSVPLPVLEARIDRFIADGGVSPYPEDAAADTADAGAGAAADD, encoded by the coding sequence ATGAAGACCAGCAGCGTCTGGCGCGCGAGCGCATTGAGTGTGTTGATCGCTGCCAGCCTGGGCGGCACCGCAGTGCAGGCGCAGGCCGCAGCGCCCGCAGCCACTGCGCAAGACAGTGCAGCGGCACGCTTCAAGGCGCTGTACACGCGCGAATGGCGCTGGCGCCAGGCGCAGCTCTCCGGCGCGGTGGACGAAGACAATCAGGCCACGCAGGGGCAGCAGGCCGATCATCTGCCCAAGGTGGACGTGGCCACGCAAAACCTGCGCACCGCTTACTGGCAAAAGGCCTTGGCCGAGCTGGATGCGATTCCGGCAGCGCAGTTGCCGGCCGAAGATCAGGTGAGCTACCAGGTGTACCGCCAGCAACTGCAGGTGCTGCTGGATCAGCAACGCTTTCGCGCCTGGGAAATGCCGTTCAACAGCGACTCGGCGTTCTGGAGCGACCTGGGCTTCAGTGCCGAAGCCAAGCTGCGCACGCGCGAGGACTACCAGCGTTATCTGACGATGCTGGCCGATATCCCGCGTTACTTCGCCGAGCACACCGACAATATGCGTGCCGGTCTTGCGCGGGGATTCAGCCAACCCAAGGTCACGCTGACCGGGCGCGATGCGTCCATCGCCGATGTGGCGCAGGCCAAGGGCGAGGCCAATGCGTTCTACGCGCCGTTCAAACAGATGCCGGCGACGCTGCCCGCCGATGTGCAGGCGCAGTTGCGGCAGCAGGCAGTGCAGACCATCGACGCGCAGGTGGTGCCGGCCTATGCGCGATTGCTGGACTTCATCCGCACCGAGTACCAGCCGCGCGCACGTCCCACGCTTGCCGGTGAGGCCTTGCCAGATGGCCAGGCCTATTACCGCGCGCAGATCCGCGAATTCACCACGCTGGACCTGAGCCCCGAGCAGATCCACCAGATCGGCCTGGAAGAAGTCGCCAAGCTGCGCAAGCAGATGGATGCCACCATCGCCGAGAGCGGCTTCAAGCCGCCGGCCGGGCAGGCGGTGTTTCCGGCGTTCCTGCACTTTCTGCGGACCGACCCGCAGTTTTATGCCAAGACGCCGGAAGAGCTGCTCAAGCAGGCCGCGTGGATCGCCAAGCGGGTGGATGCCAAGGTGGGCGATTACATCGGCCGCCTGCCGCGCCGGCGTTTTGCGATCAAGCCGGTGCCACCGGAACTGGCGCCGTTCTACACCGGTGGCCGTGGCGGTCCGGGCATCTACCTGGTCAACACCTACAACCTGCCATCGCGGCCGTTCTACAACCTCACTGCGTTGACCTTGCACGAATCCTCGCCCGGCCACGCGCTGCAGATGCCGCTGGCCGCAGAAACGCGGGGGCTGCCGGAGTTTCGCCGCTACGCCTACATCTCCGCCTACGGCGAAGGCTGGGCGCTGTATTCGGAGTACCTGGGGCAGGAAATGGGCATGTACGACACGCCCTACGACCGCTTCGGCTATCTCACCTACCAGATGTGGCGCGCGTGCCGGCTGGTGATCGACACCGGCATCCACCACAAGGGCTGGACGCGCGAACAGGCGCAAGCCTATCTGCGCGACAACACCGCGCTGAGCGAGCACGAAGTCACCACCGAGGTGGACCGCTATATCGCCTGGCCCGGGCAGGCGCTGTCGTATTACCTGGGCGAGTTGAAGATCCTGGAGCTGCGCCGCAAGGCCGAAGCGGCGTTGGACGAAAAATTCGACCTGCGCCATTTCCACGATGCGGTGCTGCAGACCGGCTCGGTGCCTCTGCCGGTGCTGGAGGCGCGTATTGATCGCTTCATCGCCGATGGCGGCGTGTCGCCGTATCCGGAGGACGCTGCGGCAGATACGGCCGATGCAGGGGCAGGGGCCGCTGCCGATGATTGA